In Marivirga salinae, a single window of DNA contains:
- a CDS encoding VCBS repeat-containing protein — MKRINFKYNTSYLISSFSLIVLSLFSACQDSEESYFELLKAEKTGLDFENTLEQTTEFSFFDYMYFYNGGGVAAGDFNNDGLVDLFFTSNMGENKLFLNQGDFKFKDVSKEAGIVGEGYWSTGASVVDINQDGMLDIYVNVVGDHEILKGSNQLFVCKKIENGIPVFEDEAIAYDLDLAGFGTQAAFADFDKDGDLDMFQLNHSIHQNGTFGKRESFEEETSNVSGDRYFRNDNGTFINATEESGINSTVIGYGLGVVVGDVNNDGYPDIYVGNDFHENDYLYINQQDGTFKEMLTEQMQHTSRFSMGVDMADINNDGFNDIISLDMLPYDPQILKSSLGEEAFDVYRFKKDFGYNDQFARNNLQLNNQNGTFSEIALYADIYATDWSWAPLFMDFDNNGQKDLFVSNGIPRRMNDIDYINYMSSNENQRKKTEMGIVDKEDLEIVERMPKIKLPNRFFSNNKDLTFDDVSSQISNNQNSYSNGAIYVDLDNDGDLDIVVNNLEDKPFIYKNTAVEDNRSGKYLQLELVGSENNRNAIGSRVIVKQKNNESLSYEYFPVKGFQSSAQDKLHIAIGDSSQVENIQLIWPDGSTQNLNNLKYNKVHKVKYQDGLDSFDFASLHPTNFDYRAIELQDSLGLDVVHKENQFVEFIREPLMPHMVSSEGPALAVADINGDGREDFFIGSSKREDSQLWIQTEEGKFKLMEQPLIQNDHTFEDVNAVFADIDNDGDQDLIIASGGNEYRGDSEYITQRVYLNDGKGNYNDKYVFENSHMTASSVAVADFNGDGFQDVFFGGRAVPYGYGLAPGSKLYFNNQDGTFKLANNVMAPFLDEMGMITDASSADLNGDGKPDIILAIEWESIKLMINEGDKFVLHEVGNEKGWWRHIKAGDFDGDGHIDIIAGNIGENSRFKPTEEEPVNLYIKDFDDNGQTDPLLTYYLDGKEIPFANHSEILKQLPMLKKDWKYAQDFSKADLSDVFGRDALESAEKLSANDFSSYFYKNNGDGAFEAIALPMELQISSLNALEFIDDDNRELLGAGNFYENNIEMGKYDAQYGTVFQLQDSIINIKKVKALKLDGQVRNIRSIDVNGEKYFLVSRNDNSLKLITFDKINN, encoded by the coding sequence GTGAAGAGAATTAATTTCAAGTATAATACTTCATACTTAATAAGCAGTTTTTCGCTTATTGTTTTAAGTCTATTTTCAGCATGTCAGGATTCAGAAGAATCATATTTTGAATTATTAAAGGCAGAAAAAACTGGTTTGGATTTCGAGAATACCTTGGAGCAAACCACGGAATTCTCCTTTTTTGATTATATGTATTTCTACAATGGAGGAGGAGTAGCTGCAGGAGATTTTAATAATGATGGTTTGGTCGATTTATTTTTCACTTCCAATATGGGAGAAAATAAGCTTTTTCTAAATCAAGGTGACTTCAAGTTTAAAGATGTCAGTAAAGAAGCAGGAATTGTAGGGGAAGGTTATTGGTCAACCGGAGCTTCGGTGGTAGATATTAATCAAGATGGAATGCTAGATATCTATGTAAATGTAGTAGGTGATCATGAAATCCTGAAAGGATCCAATCAGCTATTTGTTTGCAAAAAAATAGAAAATGGAATTCCTGTTTTTGAGGATGAAGCCATCGCTTATGACTTAGACTTGGCTGGTTTTGGTACACAAGCAGCTTTTGCTGATTTTGATAAAGATGGTGACTTGGATATGTTCCAGTTGAATCACAGTATACATCAAAATGGGACTTTCGGAAAAAGAGAATCTTTTGAGGAAGAAACAAGTAATGTTTCCGGAGATCGATATTTCAGAAATGATAATGGCACATTCATAAATGCAACCGAAGAAAGTGGTATTAATAGTACTGTTATTGGCTATGGTTTGGGTGTAGTGGTCGGTGATGTTAATAATGACGGCTATCCTGATATTTATGTGGGCAATGATTTTCATGAAAATGATTATCTCTATATCAATCAGCAGGATGGTACTTTTAAAGAGATGCTGACGGAGCAAATGCAACATACCAGCCGATTTTCAATGGGTGTAGATATGGCAGATATTAATAATGATGGCTTTAACGATATCATTTCTTTAGATATGCTCCCATACGATCCTCAGATTTTGAAGAGTAGTTTGGGAGAAGAAGCCTTTGATGTTTATCGCTTTAAAAAGGATTTTGGTTATAACGACCAATTTGCTCGTAACAACTTGCAATTGAATAATCAAAACGGCACTTTTAGTGAGATTGCGCTATATGCCGATATCTATGCTACAGATTGGTCTTGGGCACCGCTTTTTATGGATTTTGATAATAATGGCCAAAAAGATTTATTCGTTTCCAATGGGATTCCGCGCAGAATGAATGATATAGACTATATCAATTATATGAGCTCAAATGAGAATCAGCGAAAAAAGACTGAAATGGGCATAGTAGATAAGGAGGATTTAGAAATAGTGGAGCGAATGCCGAAAATCAAATTGCCTAACCGCTTCTTTTCCAATAATAAAGACCTGACTTTTGATGATGTAAGCTCTCAAATCAGCAATAATCAAAATTCTTATTCTAATGGTGCCATTTATGTGGATTTAGACAATGATGGTGATTTAGATATAGTAGTAAATAATTTAGAAGACAAGCCTTTTATTTATAAAAACACTGCTGTAGAAGATAATAGAAGTGGGAAGTATTTACAATTAGAATTAGTAGGCAGTGAGAATAACCGAAATGCCATCGGAAGCCGAGTTATTGTAAAACAGAAAAATAATGAAAGTTTGAGCTATGAATATTTCCCTGTGAAAGGCTTTCAAAGTTCTGCACAAGATAAATTGCATATTGCAATAGGAGATAGTAGTCAGGTTGAAAATATCCAATTGATTTGGCCAGATGGAAGCACTCAAAATCTGAATAATCTTAAATATAATAAAGTTCACAAGGTCAAATATCAAGATGGTTTAGACTCTTTTGATTTCGCATCACTTCATCCAACTAATTTTGATTACAGAGCCATTGAGTTGCAAGATTCTTTAGGTTTAGATGTAGTACATAAAGAGAATCAATTTGTAGAATTTATCAGAGAACCTTTAATGCCTCATATGGTATCTTCTGAAGGGCCAGCTTTAGCTGTAGCTGATATCAATGGAGACGGTAGAGAGGATTTTTTTATTGGATCTTCCAAGCGTGAAGATAGTCAGCTCTGGATACAAACTGAGGAGGGGAAATTTAAATTGATGGAACAGCCATTAATCCAAAACGATCATACTTTTGAAGATGTTAATGCTGTTTTTGCCGATATAGATAATGATGGAGACCAAGATTTAATTATTGCATCCGGAGGAAATGAATACAGAGGAGATTCTGAATATATTACACAGAGAGTTTATTTGAATGATGGTAAAGGTAATTATAATGATAAATATGTATTTGAAAACAGCCATATGACGGCTTCTTCAGTGGCCGTTGCAGATTTCAATGGCGATGGTTTTCAAGATGTGTTTTTTGGCGGTCGTGCGGTTCCTTATGGATATGGATTAGCACCAGGATCTAAACTTTACTTCAATAATCAAGACGGAACTTTTAAATTAGCAAATAATGTGATGGCTCCATTTTTAGATGAAATGGGAATGATAACTGATGCTTCATCAGCAGACCTAAATGGAGATGGGAAACCCGATATTATCTTAGCTATTGAATGGGAGAGTATTAAACTCATGATTAATGAAGGTGATAAATTTGTACTTCATGAAGTTGGAAATGAGAAAGGGTGGTGGAGACACATAAAAGCAGGTGATTTCGATGGTGATGGCCATATTGATATTATTGCTGGAAATATTGGCGAAAACTCAAGGTTTAAGCCAACTGAGGAAGAACCCGTCAATTTATATATCAAAGATTTTGATGATAATGGTCAAACGGATCCTTTATTGACCTATTATCTTGATGGTAAGGAAATTCCGTTTGCCAATCATTCGGAGATCTTAAAGCAATTGCCTATGCTCAAGAAAGATTGGAAATATGCGCAGGATTTTTCAAAGGCAGATTTAAGCGATGTTTTTGGACGAGATGCTTTAGAATCTGCTGAAAAGTTATCAGCTAATGATTTTTCAAGTTATTTTTATAAAAATAATGGCGATGGGGCTTTCGAAGCCATAGCCTTACCGATGGAATTACAAATATCTTCTCTTAATGCCCTAGAATTTATAGATGACGATAATCGGGAACTATTAGGGGCTGGAAACTTTTATGAGAATAATATTGAAATGGGTAAATATGATGCTCAATATGGAACAGTATTTCAATTACAAGATTCTATCATTAACATTAAGAAAGTGAAAGCCTTGAAATTGGATGGTCAAGTGAGAAACATAAGATCAATCGATGTGAATGGTGAAAAATATTTTCTGGTTAGCAGAAATGACAATAGTTTGAAATTGATAACATTCGATAAGATAAATAATTGA
- a CDS encoding VCBS repeat-containing protein, with amino-acid sequence MFNRRSLFYYWSLIFIMLMACENNPESEKTSDLKTNTFELLDSTQTGITFLNQVENKYKFNIFSYRNFYNGGGVGIIDINNDGLQDIIFTGNQVNNKLYLNKGNFKFEDITESAGLKGYGGWSTGVSIIDLNQDGFKDIYISNAGYQEGSEPVNELFINNGDNTFSEKATDYGLDESGYTTHAAFFDYDGDGDLDVYILNNSFIPVNTLNNSNKRDLYAEDWDVKDFVKGGGDKLLRNDNDKFVDVSREAGIYGSLIGFGLGVTVGDVNGDHLQDIYVSNDFFERDYLYINQGDGTFSEDSKKWMDHMSLASMGADLADINNDGYPEIFTTEMIPETDQLIKQKLQFENYNTYQLKLRRDFYHQYMHNALQLNTGNGSFQEIAWYAGVAQSDWSWGALMFDANMDGYNDIFVCNGVYQDVTDADFMDFFANDVVQRMVLTGKKDKMEDILAKMPSNPQANKMFINQGNLQFASKEKEMGLGQETFSNGAAYADLNNDGSLDIIVNNLNHPSTIYKSNAKTESTHFLKVALEFEKPNRDAIGAKVHVFGGGSQFYRQMMPSRGFQSSVDYNLHFGIGEIQKLDSIKVIWPNKMISIIEKPAIDTLLTVDYKNISKKEGTVKTPFLKESKEQYFKQVNNDFKKHEEDNHVDYYYEGLIMRMLSKEGPSVEVVDLNNDELEDVIIGGAVGQVSSIYYQQPNGQFKSKELNDQENEVTAIHAFDANDDGLLDIYFGYGGNHTSANSAVFNDKLFLQTASGDFEEQSNAIPEIGYNTSVVLSFDYDEDGDLDLFVGSRSVPQEYGQSPKSFLFENDGNGNFKDMTIRRAKELDGLGMITDAKIEDINQDGNQNLIISGEWMGIEIFEIAGKQLKRIEYNPLKDLKGWWNSVEVADLNNDGMPDLVLGNRGENFYFSATDEKPVKIWLEDFDSNGDKDKILTRTIDGKDMPIQQKGEMIGQLPILKKQNLKYKDYGTKSIEDLFGAEKIKDASNKTVNTFQTMVMLNKGNGEFEKANLPIQAQLSAVHSVEILDVNQDDNLDLILAGNEEGFKPQYGKLDANDGLVLFGDGEGNFNSMNEHKSLGIRGNVRSINSIQIQNQNYLLFGINNKEAVLLQIRK; translated from the coding sequence ATGTTTAATAGAAGATCACTTTTTTATTACTGGAGTCTTATTTTTATTATGCTTATGGCTTGTGAAAACAATCCTGAAAGTGAAAAGACATCTGATTTAAAAACAAATACTTTTGAATTACTTGATTCAACTCAAACAGGAATAACCTTTCTTAATCAAGTAGAAAATAAATATAAATTCAATATTTTTTCCTACCGTAACTTCTACAATGGGGGCGGTGTGGGCATCATTGATATTAATAATGATGGGCTACAAGATATTATTTTTACGGGTAACCAAGTCAATAATAAACTTTACCTTAATAAAGGAAATTTCAAATTTGAGGACATTACTGAAAGCGCTGGATTGAAGGGATACGGAGGCTGGAGTACGGGGGTCAGCATAATTGATCTTAACCAAGATGGTTTTAAAGATATTTACATTAGCAATGCAGGTTACCAAGAAGGCAGTGAACCTGTAAATGAATTATTTATTAATAATGGTGATAACACTTTTTCAGAAAAAGCCACTGATTATGGCTTAGATGAATCAGGTTATACTACGCATGCTGCCTTTTTTGATTATGATGGAGATGGTGATTTAGATGTTTATATTCTAAATAATTCATTCATCCCTGTAAACACACTCAATAATAGCAATAAAAGAGATTTATATGCCGAAGATTGGGATGTAAAAGATTTTGTAAAAGGCGGTGGCGATAAATTGTTACGAAATGATAATGACAAATTTGTTGATGTAAGTAGAGAAGCAGGAATTTACGGTTCTTTAATTGGTTTCGGGCTTGGAGTAACAGTAGGGGATGTAAATGGAGATCATTTACAAGATATTTACGTTTCCAATGATTTCTTTGAAAGAGATTATCTCTACATCAATCAAGGAGATGGGACATTCTCTGAAGACAGTAAAAAATGGATGGATCATATGAGTCTGGCTTCCATGGGAGCCGATTTGGCTGACATCAATAATGATGGTTATCCTGAAATTTTCACCACTGAAATGATACCGGAAACGGATCAACTTATCAAACAGAAATTACAGTTTGAAAATTATAATACTTACCAACTCAAACTCCGAAGAGATTTTTACCATCAATACATGCACAATGCATTGCAATTGAATACAGGAAATGGAAGTTTTCAAGAAATAGCATGGTATGCAGGTGTTGCACAATCCGACTGGAGTTGGGGGGCTTTAATGTTCGATGCAAATATGGATGGATACAATGACATATTTGTTTGTAATGGTGTTTATCAAGATGTAACGGATGCCGATTTTATGGACTTCTTTGCAAATGATGTGGTTCAGCGTATGGTGCTGACTGGCAAAAAAGACAAAATGGAAGATATCCTTGCCAAGATGCCAAGTAATCCTCAAGCAAATAAAATGTTTATCAATCAAGGTAACTTACAGTTTGCCAGCAAGGAAAAAGAAATGGGCTTAGGTCAGGAGACTTTCTCAAATGGTGCAGCTTATGCTGATTTGAATAATGATGGAAGTCTAGACATTATAGTTAATAATCTCAATCACCCTTCAACAATTTATAAGAGTAATGCTAAGACAGAGAGCACTCACTTTTTAAAAGTAGCATTAGAATTTGAAAAGCCTAATCGTGATGCCATTGGGGCAAAAGTCCATGTATTTGGAGGAGGATCTCAATTCTACCGTCAAATGATGCCAAGTAGAGGTTTCCAATCTTCGGTTGATTATAATCTTCATTTTGGAATAGGTGAAATTCAAAAATTAGACTCAATTAAAGTCATCTGGCCTAATAAAATGATAAGTATAATTGAAAAGCCTGCAATTGATACTTTGCTCACCGTTGATTATAAAAATATATCTAAAAAAGAAGGGACAGTTAAGACTCCATTTTTGAAAGAATCAAAAGAGCAGTATTTTAAGCAGGTAAATAATGATTTTAAAAAGCATGAAGAAGATAATCATGTTGATTATTATTATGAGGGGCTGATTATGAGGATGCTCTCAAAGGAAGGACCTTCAGTAGAGGTAGTCGATTTGAATAATGACGAATTAGAAGATGTAATTATAGGCGGTGCAGTAGGTCAAGTAAGTAGTATTTATTATCAGCAACCTAATGGTCAATTCAAATCTAAAGAATTGAATGATCAGGAAAATGAAGTGACCGCTATCCATGCTTTTGATGCTAATGATGATGGTTTATTGGATATATATTTTGGTTATGGTGGAAACCATACTTCTGCAAATTCAGCTGTTTTTAATGATAAGTTGTTTCTACAAACTGCCTCAGGTGATTTTGAAGAACAATCAAATGCAATTCCAGAAATAGGATATAATACTTCAGTTGTTTTAAGTTTTGATTATGATGAAGATGGTGATTTAGATTTATTTGTGGGGAGTCGATCAGTTCCTCAGGAATATGGTCAAAGCCCGAAAAGCTTTTTGTTTGAAAATGATGGAAATGGAAACTTCAAGGATATGACTATCAGAAGAGCAAAAGAGTTGGATGGGCTTGGAATGATCACAGATGCGAAAATAGAAGATATCAACCAAGACGGTAATCAAAATTTAATTATTTCAGGCGAATGGATGGGCATTGAAATATTTGAAATTGCAGGTAAACAGCTGAAAAGAATAGAGTATAATCCTTTAAAGGATTTAAAAGGCTGGTGGAATTCTGTTGAAGTAGCTGATTTGAATAATGATGGTATGCCTGATTTGGTATTAGGTAATAGGGGCGAGAATTTCTATTTCTCAGCTACTGATGAAAAGCCAGTTAAGATTTGGCTTGAGGATTTTGACTCTAATGGTGATAAGGATAAGATTTTGACTAGAACAATCGATGGAAAAGATATGCCCATTCAACAGAAAGGAGAAATGATTGGTCAACTCCCTATATTGAAAAAGCAAAATTTGAAATATAAAGATTATGGCACTAAATCCATTGAAGATTTATTTGGTGCTGAAAAAATTAAAGATGCATCCAATAAAACAGTTAATACTTTCCAAACAATGGTTATGCTTAATAAAGGAAATGGTGAATTTGAAAAAGCAAATCTGCCAATTCAAGCACAATTATCAGCAGTTCATTCAGTAGAAATACTGGATGTTAATCAAGATGATAATTTGGATTTGATATTGGCTGGTAATGAAGAAGGCTTTAAACCGCAATATGGTAAGTTGGATGCCAATGATGGTTTAGTGTTGTTTGGAGATGGTGAAGGTAATTTCAACTCAATGAATGAACATAAAAGCTTAGGAATCAGAGGAAATGTTCGCTCTATCAATTCTATTCAAATCCAAAACCAAAACTATTTACTATTTGGTATCAATAATAAAGAAGCTGTTCTACTACAAATCAGGAAATAA
- the treF gene encoding alpha,alpha-trehalase TreF has translation MKEFYHYSKHYCLILIIILSASCSAVVEREKNNKVENSLNDFLEFYDSELFKAVQLKGVFKDSKTFVDCIPKSSLKKIQISYLAEKDRKNFDLKEFLNNNFELPEDPKTEFETDQLMDMYDHIESLWPVLTRTEDTIQNSSLIPLPNPYVVPGGRFREIYYWDSYFTMLGLKASGKEDLAISMLDNFAFLIDSLGFIPNGNRAYYTGRSQPPFFSLMVDELTANNRSKFISYQPQLLKEYEFWMKGSEKLSEVNPAINRVVLLEGDIVLNRYFDEYAKARPESFKEDYELVHENDLDEDKTFRDLRAGAESGWDYSSRWFADPQEMKTIQTTDIIPIDLNVLLYFLEVKIAQAYNWNEQLDSADIYLEKANNRKNAINSLLWNEKDQRYADYNFRKSEHTKILSMASAYPLFAKIAPKDKARMVMKQMKNRLLLDGGFVSTTVESGQQWDYPNAWAPLQWIGIQALFNYGEHEAGLDVMNRWLSLNEKVYQQTGKMMEKYNVADTSLQAGGGEYPLQDGFGWTNGVAVAMKKILQEKEELALK, from the coding sequence ATGAAAGAATTTTATCATTATTCAAAACACTATTGTTTAATATTAATAATTATACTTTCAGCCTCTTGTTCTGCAGTTGTTGAAAGGGAAAAGAATAACAAAGTAGAAAATTCACTGAATGATTTTCTTGAATTTTATGATTCTGAATTATTCAAAGCTGTGCAATTGAAAGGAGTTTTTAAGGATTCAAAAACATTTGTCGATTGCATTCCTAAAAGCAGTTTAAAGAAAATTCAAATTAGTTATTTAGCAGAAAAGGACAGAAAAAATTTTGATCTGAAAGAATTTTTAAATAATAATTTTGAGCTTCCAGAAGATCCTAAAACAGAATTTGAAACAGATCAGCTAATGGATATGTACGATCATATCGAAAGCTTGTGGCCAGTATTAACTCGAACTGAAGACACTATTCAAAACTCTTCTTTAATTCCATTGCCTAACCCTTATGTTGTTCCTGGCGGTCGTTTTAGAGAGATATATTATTGGGATTCATATTTTACTATGCTCGGGCTTAAAGCATCGGGCAAGGAAGATCTAGCTATTAGTATGTTGGATAATTTTGCATTTCTGATTGATAGTTTAGGCTTTATCCCAAATGGAAATAGGGCTTACTATACAGGTAGAAGTCAACCACCATTTTTCTCTCTTATGGTGGATGAATTAACGGCTAACAATCGCTCTAAATTTATTTCTTATCAGCCTCAACTATTGAAAGAATATGAGTTTTGGATGAAGGGAAGTGAAAAATTATCTGAAGTTAATCCTGCTATCAATAGAGTAGTATTATTAGAGGGTGATATCGTCTTAAATCGATATTTTGATGAATATGCTAAAGCCAGGCCTGAATCATTTAAAGAAGATTATGAATTGGTTCATGAAAATGATTTAGATGAAGATAAAACTTTCAGAGATTTGAGAGCTGGTGCTGAATCAGGATGGGATTATAGTAGCAGATGGTTTGCTGATCCTCAAGAAATGAAAACAATTCAAACTACTGATATCATTCCTATTGACTTGAATGTACTCTTATATTTTTTAGAAGTTAAAATAGCACAGGCTTATAACTGGAACGAACAACTCGATAGCGCGGATATTTACTTAGAAAAAGCCAATAATCGAAAAAATGCCATCAATAGCTTACTTTGGAATGAAAAAGATCAACGTTATGCTGATTATAATTTCAGGAAGAGTGAACACACTAAAATTTTAAGTATGGCATCTGCCTATCCTCTATTTGCAAAAATTGCGCCTAAGGACAAAGCTCGAATGGTGATGAAGCAAATGAAAAATCGTTTACTATTAGACGGAGGCTTTGTGAGTACTACCGTAGAAAGTGGGCAACAATGGGATTATCCTAATGCCTGGGCACCACTGCAATGGATAGGAATTCAAGCACTATTTAACTATGGTGAACATGAAGCAGGTTTGGATGTGATGAACAGATGGCTCAGTTTAAATGAGAAGGTTTACCAACAAACCGGTAAAATGATGGAAAAATACAATGTCGCAGATACTAGTCTGCAAGCAGGAGGTGGGGAGTATCCATTACAAGACGGTTTTGGTTGGACCAATGGAGTGGCCGTGGCGATGAAAAAAATACTACAAGAGAAGGAAGAATTAGCACTTAAATAG
- a CDS encoding vanadium-dependent haloperoxidase, whose protein sequence is MKSTVFYFLAFFGFFFSCTQSENHKTPVEAKDLHSLMQRVTDVTVHDIFSPPVASRVYVYPSIATYEVLAKQDSSYKSLAGQVNGLQPIPNPDNENVNLQLAALYANYLTSKMLIFSEEKMEEWLSDWKTELENRGMDDDEWESSVNYATKVHQHIVAWANEDNYKETRTMSKHPLSDKSHHWEPTPPAYMAAIEPHWNKIRTFALDSANQFIPQPPYEFSLDESSPFYKEMMEVYNVVKGVDKEKKEIASFWDCNPYVMNITGHVMFATKKITPGGHWMGIAKIASMLDEADLMKSSYAYTKTSIALADGFIACWDEKYRSNLIRPETIINRKIDNDWSPTLQTPPFPEYTSGHSVISTAAANALTDVYGDNFSFVDSTEVKFGLPSRKFNSFMEASQEAAMSRLYGGIHYRRAIEEGIWQGQKVGDLIREKLDFKSNNTIASKQK, encoded by the coding sequence ATGAAGAGTACAGTATTCTATTTTTTAGCATTTTTTGGGTTCTTTTTTTCTTGTACCCAGTCTGAAAATCATAAGACTCCTGTGGAAGCAAAGGACTTGCATTCTTTAATGCAAAGAGTAACAGATGTGACGGTTCATGATATTTTTTCTCCACCGGTAGCAAGCAGGGTATATGTATATCCTTCCATTGCTACTTATGAAGTTTTAGCAAAGCAAGATTCTTCCTATAAATCTTTAGCAGGACAAGTTAATGGTCTCCAACCAATTCCAAATCCTGATAATGAAAATGTAAACCTCCAATTAGCTGCACTTTATGCTAATTACTTAACTTCCAAAATGCTGATTTTCTCAGAAGAAAAAATGGAAGAATGGCTATCTGATTGGAAAACTGAATTAGAAAATAGAGGAATGGATGATGATGAATGGGAGTCTTCTGTGAATTATGCCACTAAAGTTCATCAGCATATTGTAGCATGGGCTAATGAAGATAATTATAAGGAAACTAGGACTATGTCTAAACATCCTTTAAGTGATAAATCCCATCATTGGGAGCCTACACCTCCAGCGTATATGGCAGCTATAGAACCACATTGGAATAAAATCAGAACATTTGCATTGGACAGTGCTAATCAGTTTATCCCTCAACCTCCTTATGAATTTAGTTTAGATGAAAGCAGTCCTTTCTATAAAGAAATGATGGAAGTTTATAATGTGGTTAAGGGTGTAGATAAGGAAAAGAAAGAGATTGCTTCATTTTGGGATTGTAATCCTTATGTGATGAATATAACCGGTCATGTGATGTTTGCAACTAAGAAAATTACGCCTGGAGGTCACTGGATGGGAATTGCCAAAATTGCATCTATGCTAGATGAGGCTGATTTAATGAAAAGCAGTTATGCTTATACCAAAACTTCAATTGCTTTGGCAGATGGTTTTATCGCATGCTGGGATGAAAAGTATCGTTCAAATTTAATCAGACCAGAAACTATCATTAATAGAAAAATTGATAATGACTGGTCTCCAACATTACAAACACCACCTTTTCCTGAATATACAAGCGGACATAGTGTGATTTCTACAGCGGCTGCTAATGCCTTAACTGATGTATATGGTGATAATTTTAGTTTTGTTGATAGCACCGAAGTTAAATTCGGACTTCCTTCCAGAAAATTTAATTCATTTATGGAAGCATCTCAGGAAGCTGCTATGAGCCGATTGTATGGTGGTATTCACTACAGACGAGCAATAGAAGAGGGAATATGGCAAGGACAGAAAGTTGGCGATTTGATTAGAGAAAAATTAGATTTTAAAAGTAATAACACAATAGCAAGTAAACAGAAATGA